Within the cyanobiont of Ornithocercus magnificus genome, the region GTCACTTTTACACGGACAGTAAGGTAGCTACGACGTGAACTAACTACAGCTACTTCCTTGTCGCATAACTTAAATTTTTGGGCGTCAGTGGGATTTATCTCTAGTAATGGCTCAGGATGCATGAGTTGTAGACGCCTCACCTTTCCGGTGCGCGTCATCGTGTGCCACTGGCCTAAATACCGGCCCACGGTAAGCACCAGAGGATAATCATTGCAAGGTGCTTCTGCGATACCAAGTGGTTGGTCAGCAGTAAAGTGGGCTAAGCCGCTTTCGGTGGGAAAGTGGTGATCGCTGTAGAGCCTTTTCGCATCTTTTGTCGGCTGACTGCCACTTGGAAAAGGCCATTGCTGAGGGCCATTTTGCTTAAGTAATTCGTGGCTTAAGCCCGACACATCACAGATACGGCCTTTGGTAATAGATGTAAACTCGGTATATACCTCAGCAGCAGAGTCAAATGCAAACTGCTCCTCAAATCCCAGGCGTCGCCCTACCTCAGCGAATATCTGCCAATCCGGCATGCTTTGACCATGGCGGGGCCGGTAAGCAGGACAGTAGGTGACTCGCCGCTCAGAATTAGTCATTACCCCAGCTTTTTCACTCCACTGACAAGCAGGAAGTAGAAGGTGGGAATAAAAGGCAGTCTCTGAGCCAGCGTAAACCTCACTAACCACCACAAATGGGCAGCGCTGTGCGGCTGCTTTCACCTGCTTTAAGTTGGGCATACTTACGAGTGGATTAGTAGCTGCTACCCACCAGAGATCAATTTCGCCCTTGGCCATTGCTTCTATCTGCTGATAGGCGACTAGGCCTGGTTCAGCTGCTATGCTTCCAGCAGGGAAATTCCAAGCCTCCTCTAAATCAGCACGGTGCTGACTATTGGTAGTAAGACGATACCCAGGCAGTAATTGGGCTAATCCACCAGCCTCTCTGCCACCCATGGCATTCGGCTGACCTGTGAGAGAGAATGGCCCAGCTCCTTCCTTGCCGATCTGGCCGGTAAGTAGATGCAAGTTTATCACTCCACATACAATAGCTGTGCCCTCTCGTCTTTGGTTTATACCCATTGACCAGAGGCTGAGGATATTTTGGTCGCAACACCACAATTGGGCTACATCTTGTAGCTGTTTCTCAGAGATGCGGCAGAATTTAGCTACTAAACCAGGTGTCCATCTATTTACTTCTTTGGAGAAAGCATCGTAGTTCTCAGTAGCCTTGTTGATAAAGGCCTGGTCTTGCCTATTGCTGCGCAGGACAAGGTGAGCAATACCATGCAGTAAAGCTAGATCGGTGCCTGGAGCAATCTGCAGATGGATGTCTGCATTCTTAGCAGTATCAGTCTGACGTGGATCTATCACAATGAGGACAAGACTACTAGGATCTTTCTTCTTGCGTCTAATTAATCGTTGAAATAGCACCGGATGACACTCAGCAGTATTAGTACCAATCAGAAAAGCTACTGTGCAATGGTCAAGATCTTCATAACAGCAAGGAGGACCGTCAGAACCAAGACTACGTATGTAGCCAGCCACAGCTGAGCTCATACATAGCCGTGAATTAGCATCAAAGTTATTGGTGCCAAGGGCACCCTTAAATAACTTCTGGGCTAAGTAATAGTCTTCAGTATGAAACTGCCCTGAGCCATACATAGCGATAGCGCTTGGCCCTTTAGTCTGCAGACTGCTACAGATCTGATCTGTGATTCGGTTTAGAGCTGTATCCCAGCTAACTGGTTGGAAATCTACATCTAGGCTTGGTCTGTACATTGGCTGGTATAGTCGACCACAACTTAATGCTTCACCTACACTGGCACCTTTGATGCAAAGTTGCCCGAGACTAGAAGGATGACTTCGATCTCCACGAGCCGTCCACATCGGATTACCATCAGCATCAAGACGGGTGGGTTTTCCTAACTGTGTTGGTGGTAACATTTCAAGACCACACCCCACCCCACAGTATGGGCACTGACTACGCACACTTCCAGAGACTATTGTCATTGTGTATAGTATTGAGGAAGAATAGGTTTGTAGCTTTAGCGATAAGCTTATTGATCTAGTTTTCTCATGAAAACTTATAGACAGTTTTTTCAGTGATTCACCCCGGCCAATACTGTAACCTCCCCATCATATAACTCGTCAAAGGAGTTCTTCGGTTCCTTAAGGAAGAAAAGACACAGAAAAGCAACAATCAAGCCAGTTATACCTAGCACCTGAAAGAAAATACTACTGGAGACTTGAATCACTTCTGGTGATGGGTTGGTTCCACCACCTATCCAGCTGGGCAATAGGCTAAGGATAGTTAGATAGGTAACAGCCCCAACGTTACCATAAGCACCCACCAACCCAGCAATTTGGCCAGTAACATTACGCTTGATAAGTGGAACCAGTGCAAAAGTAGCACCTTCACCTGCTTGTACGAAGAAGGAGGTAAACATGGTAAAAGATAGAGCTACAAGAATACCAGCTAGACCTGTAAAGGTACCTGACTTGATTAAACTCATCATCAGATAGCCAAAGCCAAGGCCCATGGATAGCAGAACCATGACGTTCTTGCGGCTGCCGAGCTTGTCAGAAAATATACCACCAGCTGGGCGAGCAACCAAATTTACGAAAGCAAAACAAGAGGCTAGTGCTCCTGCCATTGCTTTAGACAGGTCAAAGGTAACCTCGAAAAAAGCAGGCAGCATTGAAATAACAGCTAATTCAGATCCAAAGTTGATTATATATGTAAGTTCGAGGATAGCCACCTGGGAAAACTCATAACGATCCTCCTTTGGATAAATCTTTGTGCCGATGATCAGATCGCGGTTGGTACGAATCACTCCTATTGTCTGTACAACAAAATAGATTAATGCAGCTAGTAAAGCTAGTGGATAGGCTCTGGCATTAAGGAAACCGACTTTTTGTAAACGCCAGCAAAGTAAACAAAGCACAGCAGTAAAGGGTATATTCATAACTATTAACCCCCAAAAATCTCGCCTAGATGTAACTTCTAGGCCTGCTGTTTTAGCAGGACGCTGGTAGACCTTACCTGGAGAGCTATCAGAGGATTGTAAGAAATAGATAATACTGTAAACAGCGGAGATAATACCAGTGAGAGCAACGGCACCGCGCCAGTTTAGGACAACACTGTTAGGTAGTTCGAGGCCACCAAAGAAGCTAAGCCAACTAGCAAGGCCAACTAGTGTAAGAGCAGAAAAAGCGGAGCCAAAATTACCCCAGCCTCCGTAAATACCTTCTGCTAATCCAATCTCTTTAGGTGGAAACCACTCGGCTACCATGCGAATGCCAATTACGAAGCCAGCACCAACTATAGATAACAGTAGGCGGGCTGCTACTAGCTGGTCAAAGTTCTGGGCCGCTGCAAATAGTAGACAAGGAACACATGAAAAAAGTAATAGACTAGAATAAGTTAGTCGTGGACCGAATTTGTCCAACAACATACCAATTACTACGCGGGCTGGAACTGTTAACGCCACGTTACAAATAGCTAGAGTCTGAATCTGACTAGTGGTTAAGCCTAGATCAGCCTGAATAGTAGTAGCCAGAGGGGCTAAGTTGAACCAGACAACAAATGTTAGAAAAAAGGCAAACCAGGTTAGATGAAGTGTCTTATATCTTCCCTGGAGTGACCAAAGTTTGCTAAGCATGAGATCTCAGGAATGAGTGTAGAGAAGCTCTAGCTTCGGAGAGCGCAAGCTCAGGATTTACCCTGTGGCGCTAACACAAGCCGCGACTTGATTGCAGCATCTGCTACGTCTTCTCTATGTCGCAACAGCTACAAAATTTATTAGCAGGTACCTGCATATTATCAAGCTACATGAACTGAGATCTTTGAGAGCTCACTTACCCAACTTTCACAGCAACTTAAGACTCATTTTAGCTAAGTTGGGGTGGGGTTACGGTTCTCTAATCATATAATTTAGGTATGCTGGCTAGCTTAAGTAAGATTTCTTATACTAGCGGGTCTGCTCATTATAAATGCTTGAGTCTGCAGCTGATAAACTTAACTCTAGAATACCTCTCAGTAATTCCACTGCAAGGAATCAAGGCTATTTACTCTAGCCTGAGCAATGCTGAGTTGTTGGTTTACTATACCAGGAGATGAGTTGATAAAGTTGTGCCAAGGCTTGGCCACTTATCAGTATCTCTTCAGCTAATTCAATCCCTGTCTTGAGTGATTTGGCATATCCACTGAACCAGATATAAACACCAGCATTCCACAGTAAGGCTTTGCGCAATGGTCCACTGTTACTCAGGGCTTTCTTAGCCTGGATTGCCCAAGTATTAAGATTTTCCCATTTCAGGTCCTCACCACGGCAGTTGTAATCGTGTGGGCGAAGGACAAGTCGCTCTAGATTATTGTTGACTAAGTGTGCTGTGATACAGGTGCGACTAATTGGAAGATCCGTACTACCTTCTAAGCCCTTGACAGTAAACAGGTTAGTTTCACCAGCTAGTCTTAGTGCTTCCCAAGCACGGTCTTCTGTACTTGGGTGAACGAAACCGCTAACTAATAAATGTTGTCCTTGATGAGGGCTCCACAAGAGTTCCAGGCTTGCCACCGGTGGACGCTTGCCTAGCTCATTTCTGTAACTAATTAGAGTTTCGGCTAGAGGAAAATGATCTGGCTGGTGGACTAAAGCAAAACTTTTCTTTTCAAGCCCTAGCTGTACAACTTCTAGGGAAAGTCCGCTTAACTCCAACCCAAGACTGCGGAACAGCTCGATTGCCGTAACACCATATTTCACCGGCATACGACTCCCACCTTGCAGCACCACCGGCTGGCCACAAGCAAGCAGCAATAAACAAGTGAGTGGATAGATTGGTGCTGTGCGCGTGCGCCCATCGAAGGGCATACAAAAGCAGACTGGTATTCTTGAGTTGGGTTCTGATGTCAGAGCTGGACCGAGATATCGGTAGGTATCGAGCATCCCTGCAAGTTCCTGGGGCTCGGGTCGGCGAATGCGGTGGGCAATCAGGAAAGCACCGATCTGAGCTGGGGTAGGCTCTTCATAAAGAATGAGTTCCAGGGCATTGGCAGCTTCTTCACGACTCATTCCTTTGCTAGTGCGATTACCACTACCCACTTTTCGCAGGTAGGATTTGAAGCGTTCTCTTCCGGATACAGCTGGAGCGACGATCATGGCGTGATTATAATGTCTGTCTTTATAGAAGTGTTGGTCCCTCCTCTAGACGAATCAAAGTTGCGGACTCTATTTACCAAGGCTTATAGCCAGGAGAGTCCACCGGCAGAGCAGTGGCGTGCAGTTTATAGCGACAATGTACATTTTACTGACCCGACTCAAGAGAAGCATGGTATTGAGTCCTATATCAAGGCCCAAGAGGGCCTAATTCGCCGCTGCGATGATATCTTTCTCAAAGCTGGACAAATTGTTGTTCAGGGTAGCATAGCTTTCGTGGAGTGGGAGATGGGGTTGAAGATTAAAGGTATCGAGTTCGTCTATCTAGGCACCACTCGACTCAGCTTTGGTACAGATGGTCGGATCATAGAACACCAAGATTACTTTGATTTTATAGGTCCTACCTTCAAACCAGTCCCAATTCTTGGTCCTTTTGTACGCTGGCTCTATCGAAAGTTTGTATCTTAATTCAACTATGACATAGAATGTCGAGACGCCACTAATGGCTAATGAGCCGCTTAATTAACCAGCTAGGTAATTAAGCGGCTCATTCAAATTGACTTTAAAATAACAAAATTCTCCCTGAGTGATGGATAAACTCAGGGCAAAAGATTTGTGGGTTTCAGCTGAGGCTAACTTACTCAACACCCAATCCTGCTTTTGTGCTGAGGAGTAGCCCTGCGAGCTTAGTTATCGAGCTACATATATTTAAATTTGTTTTTTGCCTGTGGTTTATTCTAGGCTTAATTTTTATTTTATGGAAATAAGTAATACTCTCGACACACTGTGTGGAACTGCCAGCTAATACTGGAAATATGTCACTTTAGCCGAAGTAGAAATGAAGCAATAGTTCTTCCTAAAGAGATGATAACTTACCATAGCTTTCACCTTGTAAGCACAGCGACCTATCGACGCTAAAATCTTACTTACAGTTGCTGGCAACATAATCTTTATATCTGGAAAGCGCATTTTTTACTAACCATGTTCTAATAAATTAGGTACTTAGATACTATCGAGTACTATGTCTTGGCCAGCAGCGAAAACATAGATAGGAGCCATACCTCTGGATCTGGTAGGCTCAATAGGGTTGCTGAGGATTACTGTTGTACTTAAAGTGCTCATCTCCAATCTATCGATAGCTTAAAGTATTGTATAACTAATGTCCTGAGGGAATAAGCCAGTAGCTAGTCTTTGTAATGATGAAACACATGCTTTGCGAGATTCAGCTCATTCAGGCGAAAGACATTCCTTTCGTCATCAACTTGGCACGCAACGAGGGTTTTGCTCCTGGTGTCGGTGATGTTAACATTTACGCCAACACTGATCTACAGGGTGTCTGGATTTCTCGCCTTGGCTCTAACTCCATAGGTTGTATAGCTGGGATTAAGTATAACCTAGATTATGGATTTATCGGACTGTATGTCGTTGACAGACCTTATCGAGGAAAAGGATATGGAACTCAACTTTGGGAGCGTGCGTTAAGTCACTTAGACAATGTTAAATGTATTGGGCTAGAGGCTGCGCCCAGCTTAGTAGGTCAATACAAGAAATGGGGTTTTCAAGAAGACTCAATTACAACTCGATGGCAATTACTTAATCTGTTGCCAGGATGCTCACGTAAAATACCTGAGTCCTCTTATGACTTGGAAGTTGTCTCCTCTCTCAATATCTCTGTCGATGCGATTCAGAAATATGATGTGGTTCACGAGATTAGTCCTCGCCCTCATTTTCTTTCTCAATGGTTGAACCATCCCGCTGGAGATGTGTTTTCAGCTGTTGATACAGCTGGCAGCTGCCATGGCTATCTCCGTATTCGCCCCTGCTTGTTACTTATTGGTGAGGGTTGGCGAATAGGCCCACTATTGGCCCAAGATCAACGAGTTGCTTTATTGCTGCTCAACTCTATTTTTTCTAGCTACCATGGTGTGATCTTGATTGATTCTCCTGGCCATAATCGAAGTGCCACTGCTTTGCTTAAAAGCTGTGGGTTTAAAGAGATTTCTTCGACTACGCGAATGTATCGGGGGAAAATTGCCAATCGTCATGACGCTGATATTTTTGGTCTTGCTTGCTTGGAGCTTGGCTAGTATCTCTAGATCTATATAGAGAGCATATGCACAAGTAGTTTAACTTGTGCATATGTATCAGCAGATACGCCTCTGGCTAAGTGCTACCAAAGTCTACTAACTGTTACATAATGGTTGTTCTCTGTAAAAATCGGCTCTTTAAATAATAAGCGACACTAGGTGAGCAGGGACGGTAGTCCTTTTCTGTACGTTATGGGCACTGCTACATTAGCCCTGGTGAATAAATCGAGCTGCTCATTTCTTTGACTAATGCTAAATTTACTTAGTATTTCCCTTAAAAGCAATACTTTGCCGCAAAAAACTATAGAATACAAGAGTATGCACAGTCTCCCAGAACTAGGCAGATTTCGGACAAAACCTTCTTACATCGGCAAGTATCCCAGGCAAATTAGTCATTTATTATTAGTGATTAACTAAACCTATTCGTTTAGAGTATTACAGGGATGTAGAGGATTAGAAATGCTTTCTTTGTTGATCACTGGTCAGATACAAATATATTTTCAATAATAGAATACAACTATGTTAAGCCAGTAAGCCGTTATAAGTAGTAGAAACTTTTCATGCAGCCGTGTTTGGTCTGCTCTATGCAGATCAATGTACCTTGTAACTAGCGCTTTCTTGAGCCAATTCATGGTGAAGGATCTGTATTCTGAATGACACGCTTCACCGCTCCTCTTATCAGCCAGATTACTCCTACGGTGGCCATCACACCCACTAACCGAAACAACCAGTTAAATGGGTCTATTTTACCAGCCAGTACATCAGCGAAGCTCGATATATCTCCTGCCAGGGCTCCCAACGCACAGAAGAGCAGGGTGCCAGGTAGAACCCCTATCAACCCAACTGTGTAGTCACGGAAAGACACACCGCTGAGTCCGTAGGCAAGATTCAAAAGCGAAAAGGGAAAAGCAGGTGACAAACGCGTGAGAACAATAAGCTTTAGACCCTCTTGGCTCACTGCCTGCTCGATAGCTAGCAGTTGAGGGAATTTGGCCAAACGCTGGCGGGACCAGTCACGAAGACCTCTACGGCTTATTATGAACACCAACTCGGCACCCAGGCAAGCTCCGACAAAAACCAGACAGCTACCCCACCAAGTTCCATAGAGCAAACCTGCCAGCATTGAAACCCAGATCCCTGGTAACAGGAGCATCACCCAGAGTGCATAAAGCGGAATGAAGAGCAGTGTACCCATGGGTGAGCAAAGTAGCTCAAGCACCATCGGTAGCCAGACCTGAGGTTCATACATGATAATGTTGCAGATTTGAGAAAGGATTCCAACGTTCTAATCAAAACTGTCTGCTCCAAACTGAGGCCAGCCACAGGAAGCGAATAAATTAAGAGATAATTAGTGCCATACTAGCGTAGCCATTGTTACCTAATACAGCTGGCTACGTTGTATTTGGCATTCAGCATTCTAGCTAGATGCGGCAGTAAGCTGAGTACTCTTGTGGCTAACCTGATAAGTAGCCCTCATGGGTAGATCTATGGGAAACACCAACTTTCTGAGACTCTCAGTTACACCTTCAAACCTTGGCCTATTCAAGTGCCTGGCGCATGTCACACTTTACAAACCAGTCTACTATATTATAGTCATAAGTATAAGTGTTTGGTCCTGAGACTAAATTTCTCAAAATACAGCCTTGGCACCTTTATTAAGGGTGAAGAGAACACCAGCAATAGTGAGTGACCCAAAGCTAAAACTACTAACTTAGATGATGGCCTAATAAGCCAGTAGTTAGGCGCCATGAGGCTGTTGACCTATAAATTTAGTAGATGCTTTTGGACATAAAGTAACTAGTGTCTTTTACTTATGATTAGCACACTGACCAAAAGTTCAGCTACATCTTCGCCAGCCCGCTAACATCTTGAAGTGGTAGAGAGTATAATATTAGTCCTTACTAAACCTTTAAGAATTCTTCTGCTATCAATGCCAGCCAAACCTGAACTATAGCTTATATTCTAGAGATCTAGATCCCGATAGTGAGGTAGGCATAGTCCTTATCTAGTAGTAATAAGTAAAACCATAGAGTGGCGATTTGTAGAGGTGTGTAGTTGAAAATAGTGGAACTAGCTGGGCTTTAATGCCCAGATTTCTATTCACCTATAGTTTTGACTGGTTACAGGAGCTAGCACAAACATAACACAAGAAAAAGGAAGAAACTATGTTCATCAATAGACAAGTAGAAATAGCGGTCAAATTCGTCTATCTCCCTAAGATTCTTCTCCAATTAGTAAGACTGCCTAGAGTATAAAGCTCACATATCATAAGCTCAATATAAGCAAGTGGCTACCCTATCAGCTGGCCATAAACGAATAGAAGACTAAAACATGACAGCATCAAAATTCCGACTCGGCACAGCAAAACCATTGGGCCCCTAAAGCGAGACTCAGGCTTAACCTGATAACCCTGCATAACAGTAAAGTTCATCCAAGCAATAGCTGGAGTTGTTATGAAAGAAACAATCATTGCAATATCTAGCAAAAGTGCCATAGACCCAGGCCACATAACGATAATAATTGCCGAAAGAGCAGCATATAAGACTAACCATCTCTGGTAGGCTTGCCGGTTTTGAGTGTCAAGTCCTTGAATACTATGTAGTAAACTAATTCCTACTGAAGTTGAACGAGGATAACCATCTAGGCAAGTGATCGTGGTGCTAGCCATTGTGATGAATGCTGCGATTGCAATCAGAGGGCGTGCCCAAACTCCAATATTGCGGGTATAGAGCTGAACTAGCTGATTAGCAAAAGCATTCCCTTGAGACGAAAACTCCTCACCGGTACCATGCATGGTCCAAGCACCAAGTATAAGGAACAAAATTGCTAAAGTAACAGTCACCAGATAACCAAGATTAAAATCCTCTTCAATTTCTTCACACAGAATATGGTGGCCTAAGTCTTTTTCTTGAGCAAAGATCCAGAGTGAAGACCAGGCTGCAAGATCAAGTGGACAAGGCATCCACCCTACAAGAGCAACTAGGAAGGGAAGTGCTTCTAACGTCCAGGGTGTTGGTTGAAAGAAATTAACATCTGCTGCTGCAGGTCCTTTTAAAAGAACAGTAGCTGTAGCTAGAACAGTTAAGACAATCAGCAAGTAAGTAATGTTTTTACTAGTCTTGTTAAGACTACGATAACCACCAAACAGAAGTATAGTTAGGCAAAAGCCTAAAAGAGCTAGAGTTAGTAGAGTTGAATTAGCTGGAATTAAAGTTGTTGCTAGGCTGCCAGCTAAAGATGTCACTGCGGCAATATTAGTTACTCCCGTTGTAAAAGTAATTAATAGAAATAGTGTTAGGTAGATTGGGTTCTGCCGCTTGTAGCCTTCTAAGAGACTTAGGCTTGTAGCCGCAGTAAAGCTAGTGCCAATAAGGAGGAAAGGATATTTGAGCAAATTTGCTAGCAGTATTATCCCAACAAGTCCCAGTCCGTAGATTGCACCTGCCCGAGTTGAAGCAACAAGGTGGGAGCCACCTATAGCAGCAGCAGCCAGTAAAATTCCCGGCCCGAATGATTTCCTCATACTTTGCTAATTTTGGTAGACAGACTTACACATAATGTTAGCTAGTTGACAAAATCCATCCGTTAACATTTGACTTTTGATAAGTTACCCTATCTGTAATGCTTTGAAATTCATTATAGACTCCTAACTTTGAAACCCTTCATAGTAATCGCTAGTGATGTATTTTATATGTAGAGTTCTTAGGCCTTTCATCGAAAATTACTAGCTTTCTCTTTATATGTACATCTGGATTTTGAGAAACAAGGACCGAGTATTACAAGTGTGGACTTGATCCTAATCAATAAGTGCCAACTTCACTTGGTAGCTATTTAAACGGCAAAATTACTGATTTAAGCATGGAGGAGGTTGCCTACCTAGACAGAAGTAATCAGGCTACTATGCTAATGTCAACTTTACTATCTGTAAAACACTAAAGACTTATCTTCACTGGTGATTTTGGATGGCCAGGATAAAGTTTAGAATAGAGACTAGAAAGCAAGGCAGTTTTTAGCTCAAAAACCGCAGGGTTTGTAAAGTTTAGAGAGCTGTAATCTTTCAACTCTCTGACAGCTCGGTGGGCAAAGTCTACTAACGCTCTACTAGAGCAGCGGGCCTAAAAGTTATATCATAGTAAAGTTATGGCTTTTAATACGTAATCTATGTCTTTTAGCCATCGTTGTCTGTGCTAGTTTTGTTACAAATATAGCGGTGCTCTTAAGGCTTCTTGGGAAAGATAAACTATCAGCATTTGCAGCTAATTCATCTAATACTGCTTTAGGAGCTTTGGCTACCGTCTTAGCGTGCAGATCAGGAGTCTTCTTTCAGGAGTAATAATCCATCAGATCAGTCTTGTAAAAATGACTTTACTCGACTATCCACCAGAGTGTGGCCAACATTTTAAACGACTTCAGTCTATTTCTAATGCTACTTCCCACTAAAGTGAGTGAGCGTTGTCCCATTACAATTTTAGCTAGCTAAACTACAAGCTTAAGTGCTCAAGCTCTCATCCTATATAAAATTATGTAAGCGAGAAGGTAATTATAGTTAAAGCTATCGTGGTATATTGGTACTAGTTAATAACTTTGTTCATTACATTAGTAGTAGCTGTGTAGCAATTACTTCGCTTAATTAACATAGTTTACTTAAGCACCATTGTCTCACTGCGTAAACACTCTCCTCAACCTGCTCGTAAGGAAGGACATTCCGTCCATCAATCATTCTCGTTTCTGCTTGTGGCATGAACTTGGAGTAGGTCTCCATATGTTCCTTGACATTGTCAAAACGTCCAGATCGACTGATCCCTGTAGCATTCCTGCCAATTAGGATTAAAGTAGGTTTTTTCAGACTAGTCAGAATAGGGCGCCAGTCTTTTCTCCAAGACCCAGCCAGGAAAGAAAACACGGCCCATCTTGTACTTTGGTTTCGAGAACCTTTTTCCAGCATTGACAACCACTCATCATCGACATCATTAGGATTAGCAAAAAGCTCTTTTATAGAAAATGATTTAAGGAATTTACGTCGGCGGAACCACAAATAGAGTATTCGACCTAAGGGACTTGCAAAAAGAAATCTCCAAAGTAGATGACTGGTAAAAGTATTCATTTCCTCGCTCATAACTTTCCAAGCGGGTGGACCAAAACTAACAACTCCTAGAATATCGTTGGGCGTACTTCTTATCATTTCTAAAGCAATGGGTAATGAAGCACCTTGTGCAACAAGAATGGCTGGTTTTTTAATGCGAGCATTCATTACTTCTATTAGTTGTTTGGCCCATTCCACGTGAGTCAGTGGTTTACGTACAGAGTCATCCTGTTTGTTACTAGCTTGCCAAATGTTCAATTGACTTCCGCAACCAAGTAAGTCAGGGGCAATAATGACTGTATCTGAGTCAATCTCTCTATATTTTGAAATGAATCGATCCCAGAATTTACCGGATATACCAACCCCAATGGGATGGATTAGAAGTAGAGGGGGTGTTGAATCATTCACAACTGACTTTAGAGTCTAGTCTCACTATAGTATTGCTGAAGCTGGTTAGCTGTAAGGATGGTTAGATTACCCTTTTGGCTTATCTGCCTAGTGGGCTTAGATTAAGGTTTTGGCATGGTTAGAGATTTTTGTGCAAAGGACAGCTTTAGGAAAATTGCTCTAGGTAGTCTTACATAGATAGCTAGATTCATGTCTTTGGGAGCTTTCTACTAATGACCTCGATTACTTTCATGATGATTCCTACTCTACTAATTTTTCATCTGGTGGGCCCTGTACCAAGTGACCTTGGAGTCCATAATAATCAACTCAGCCCATGCCCAGACTCAGCCCATTGTGCCCGTAATAGCTGGAGTACTAGAAATCTCAGACTGGATTATGCCAAGCTTGTTTCCTTCGTACGTGATATGCCACGTACTACTATCATCGAAAAGACTGATGATTACTTACATGCAGAAGTCAGCAGTGCCTTTTTTGGCTTTGTGGATGATCTCGAGATTTATGCAGACAGCGACTACAGTTTTATTCAGGCCAGATCAGCTTCCCGACTTGGTGATTCGGACTTAGGAGTTAATACTGCACGTCTTACTTTGCTGGAGCAAGTCATTCAGGCGACAGAGAATTGACCTGCCTAGCAGCTAAGTTGATCAACGGTCCTCTGGAGATCCAGGCAATGGTTCAACCACTGGGGCAGGGGTATAAATACCCTTGAAGACTTCTGTTTCACGACCCTTCCAGAAGTTCCCTAGCCGCATCAAATCAGCATGGGCTTCCTGAATCTTCGCGATGTACTCCTGAAGATCCATGGTCTCTTTCTGCTCTTTGAGCTTCTTCAAGCGCAGTATCTGTAGGTTCCAAGGTTTGCCTAACTCCCCACGCTCCTCCAAATAGCGGGCTAGGGATTCTGATGAGGGCTGAGG harbors:
- a CDS encoding NarK family nitrate/nitrite MFS transporter; translated protein: MLSKLWSLQGRYKTLHLTWFAFFLTFVVWFNLAPLATTIQADLGLTTSQIQTLAICNVALTVPARVVIGMLLDKFGPRLTYSSLLLFSCVPCLLFAAAQNFDQLVAARLLLSIVGAGFVIGIRMVAEWFPPKEIGLAEGIYGGWGNFGSAFSALTLVGLASWLSFFGGLELPNSVVLNWRGAVALTGIISAVYSIIYFLQSSDSSPGKVYQRPAKTAGLEVTSRRDFWGLIVMNIPFTAVLCLLCWRLQKVGFLNARAYPLALLAALIYFVVQTIGVIRTNRDLIIGTKIYPKEDRYEFSQVAILELTYIINFGSELAVISMLPAFFEVTFDLSKAMAGALASCFAFVNLVARPAGGIFSDKLGSRKNVMVLLSMGLGFGYLMMSLIKSGTFTGLAGILVALSFTMFTSFFVQAGEGATFALVPLIKRNVTGQIAGLVGAYGNVGAVTYLTILSLLPSWIGGGTNPSPEVIQVSSSIFFQVLGITGLIVAFLCLFFLKEPKNSFDELYDGEVTVLAGVNH
- a CDS encoding anthranilate phosphoribosyltransferase; its protein translation is MIVAPAVSGRERFKSYLRKVGSGNRTSKGMSREEAANALELILYEEPTPAQIGAFLIAHRIRRPEPQELAGMLDTYRYLGPALTSEPNSRIPVCFCMPFDGRTRTAPIYPLTCLLLLACGQPVVLQGGSRMPVKYGVTAIELFRSLGLELSGLSLEVVQLGLEKKSFALVHQPDHFPLAETLISYRNELGKRPPVASLELLWSPHQGQHLLVSGFVHPSTEDRAWEALRLAGETNLFTVKGLEGSTDLPISRTCITAHLVNNNLERLVLRPHDYNCRGEDLKWENLNTWAIQAKKALSNSGPLRKALLWNAGVYIWFSGYAKSLKTGIELAEEILISGQALAQLYQLISWYSKPTTQHCSG
- a CDS encoding nitrate reductase — protein: MTIVSGSVRSQCPYCGVGCGLEMLPPTQLGKPTRLDADGNPMWTARGDRSHPSSLGQLCIKGASVGEALSCGRLYQPMYRPSLDVDFQPVSWDTALNRITDQICSSLQTKGPSAIAMYGSGQFHTEDYYLAQKLFKGALGTNNFDANSRLCMSSAVAGYIRSLGSDGPPCCYEDLDHCTVAFLIGTNTAECHPVLFQRLIRRKKKDPSSLVLIVIDPRQTDTAKNADIHLQIAPGTDLALLHGIAHLVLRSNRQDQAFINKATENYDAFSKEVNRWTPGLVAKFCRISEKQLQDVAQLWCCDQNILSLWSMGINQRREGTAIVCGVINLHLLTGQIGKEGAGPFSLTGQPNAMGGREAGGLAQLLPGYRLTTNSQHRADLEEAWNFPAGSIAAEPGLVAYQQIEAMAKGEIDLWWVAATNPLVSMPNLKQVKAAAQRCPFVVVSEVYAGSETAFYSHLLLPACQWSEKAGVMTNSERRVTYCPAYRPRHGQSMPDWQIFAEVGRRLGFEEQFAFDSAAEVYTEFTSITKGRICDVSGLSHELLKQNGPQQWPFPSGSQPTKDAKRLYSDHHFPTESGLAHFTADQPLGIAEAPCNDYPLVLTVGRYLGQWHTMTRTGKVRRLQLMHPEPLLEINPTDAQKFKLCDKEVAVVSSRRSYLTVRVKVTDRILIGTVFLPMHWGFTQEHACEVNMLIYGQVCPISKQPELKACAVMAAPATPKLPVPTVKQEQTMAINSSSLTSTRSYLDGRKLNKIEQDKANKDGLLVGSEIERFAQLGWEQMNKTDLELRLKWYGIFWRPKTPGKFMLRLRIPNGILSEYQLRIVASIVGRYGDASSCDITTRQNLQLRGILIGDLPEILRRLKKAGLSSIQSGFDNPRNITGNPLAGIDPLEIVDTRPYTTELQNFLTNNCEGNPEFSNLPRKWNAAVAGAKDNFLLHNDIIFHPVENDGVMGFGVWIAGILSSQMNAYAVPLNVWVKTDQICMITDAVIKIWRDNGERNKRNRGRFRFYLEEVGLDAFRSMVEEFLGQQLTPDPGSVFNDTPRSHLGIHPQKQKGFYFAGLHVPVGRLTAEDLQDLATASLDYGSGEVRLTEDQNVIIVGLSEDKLSSFRNDFLLQRFPLEPRSITAGTVSCTGNTYCSFALANTKEQAVKTSKKLDSELDLPEEVKIHWTGCPNSCGQAYMGAIGLTGTKVRNSKGVIDDGYTITVGGSQGANPKIGEVYKKSVPAEEIGDSLRKLLIDKFGAVPTQHEVPDS
- a CDS encoding nuclear transport factor 2 family protein, whose protein sequence is MSVFIEVLVPPLDESKLRTLFTKAYSQESPPAEQWRAVYSDNVHFTDPTQEKHGIESYIKAQEGLIRRCDDIFLKAGQIVVQGSIAFVEWEMGLKIKGIEFVYLGTTRLSFGTDGRIIEHQDYFDFIGPTFKPVPILGPFVRWLYRKFVS